In Plasmodium relictum strain SGS1 genome assembly, chromosome: 6, one DNA window encodes the following:
- a CDS encoding formin 2, putative, with protein sequence MFYNHSMEDIMNNQMNEISNSFNDIRKIPINITENVWSSERITLSSEEYVYYLNLFNLNDKYENNFIDNKTASSFLQNSGLSISVLHSIWEFSDIENKGYLTLEDFFICCRLVAHAQNGNTLSAEIINIQPPCLPSFDIIRHKSFSDISNIDANIEWGLKENEKEDFKRIFKTLDINNEEKIEGSIIREYYLNTSNISICELMQIWNISDIDNDGSLNFEEFCIMNKIVEIRKEKEINIPLTVPNELLNSIKLEKELKIDDDITFRKYEENKEKSDKFQLSFGDLLKTENERKNEVNDKEKINMDFDFFDFKQDKEISSERKKKAKNDTFEENENVFFKKDFENYNKLDEEEEQKYEKGKDEEDDRNIESSKNLLKEDVEFIKDEKSKHDKKKKKKKDKEKEKERKKEREKELKHGKKIGKKEKEREKEKENENKNEKERERERKREKYKDKSKTKTDMLKGEEREFTNELSNIEEKEKKNTSQEEKYFTKLIDFNFCDLKNYNIESKDIYKIEEINRQLEEEIKKKKADIEKKKKNVNCLAYVYESELKKYQCLKEERRNLEFLNLCLYKDIKHKKENIKSLKKEIKEIIEDINKINIENISLNKNYIKKEQEIKDTDNNRKHLNYMIDKEKNDLKKDERNLIILKNMINYLKKQKNRALKLQENLKNRYDVTNSDHQMLIRNILHKQNYLNSITNKRLNIQKMKNQNMILFNSLTNQSVLLDLQNSFPQLKMNLEKSSNNIPLNSSTFFNSNTYKKYYTDNKGIPNKQNDEIKNTKKNFSLFEHIKNGDNVDIFSSLEDMESYKDNEKLEGLSDFMSIENSLKTIDK encoded by the exons ATGTTTTATAATCACTCAATGGAAGATATAATGAATAATCAAATGAACgaaataagtaattcttttaatgatataagaaaaattccAATAAATATAACAGAAAATGTTTGGTCAAGTGAAAGAATTACATTATCATCAGAAGAATATGTGTATTatcttaatttatttaa tttaaatgataaatatgaaaataatttcattGACAATAAGACAGCTTCTTCCTTCCTACAAAACTCTGGGCTTTCTATTTCTGTTTTACATTct ATATGGGAATTTAGtgatattgaaaataaaGGTTATCTAACTTTAGaagatttttttatatgttgtAGATTAGTTGCACATGCTCAGAATGGAAACACATTAAGTGcagaaattataaatatac aACCTCCTTGCTTACCTAGTTTTGATATAATTAGACATAAATCATTTTCTGATATTTCTAATATTGATGCTAATATTGAATGGggattaaaagaaaatgaaaaagaagattttaaaagaatttttaaaacattagatataaataatgaagagaAAATAGAAGGATCGATTATTCgtgaatattatttaaatacttCCAATATATCCATTTGTGAATTAATGCAAATATGGAATATTTCAGATATTGATAATGATGGATCTTTAAATTTTGAAGAGTTTTGtattatgaataaaattGTTGAAAtcagaaaagaaaaagaaataaatataccTTTAACAGTTCCTAATGAACTGCTGAATTctataaaattagaaaaagagCTAAAAATAGATG atgaTATAACTTTTAgaaaatatgaagaaaacaaagaaaaaagcGATAAATTTCAATTATCTTTCggtgatttattaaaaacagaaaatgagagaaaaaatgaagtaaatgataaagaaaaaattaatatggACTTTGATTTTTTTGATTTCAAGCAAGATAAGGAAATTTCTagtgaaagaaaaaaaaaagcaaaaaatgaTACTTTTGAAGAAAACGAAAAtgtatttttcaaaaaagattttgaaaattataacaaaCTTGACGAGGAAGAAGAACAAAAATACGAAAAGGGAAAAGACGAGGAAGATGATAGAAATATTGAATCAAGTAAAAActtattaaaagaagatgtagaatttataaaagatgaaaaaagtaaacatgataaaaaaaaaaaaaagaaaaaggataaagaaaaagaaaaagagagaaaaaaggagagagaaaaagaattgaaacatggaaaaaaaataggaaaaaaagaaaaggaaagggaaaaagaaaaggaaaatgaaaacaaaaatgaaaaagaaagagaaagagaaagaaaaagagaaaaatataaagacaAAAGCAAAACAAAAACGGATATGTTGAAAGGTGAAGAGAGAGAATTTACAAATGAACTGAGCAATATAGAAgagaaagaaaagaaaaatacttcacaagaagaaaaatattttactaaACTAATAGATTTTAACTTTtgtgatttaaaaaattataacattGAAAGTAAAGATATTTAcaaaatagaagaaataaatagaCAGttagaagaagaaataaaaaagaaaaaagcagatattgaaaaaaaaaaaaaaaatgtaaattgcCTTGCGTATGTTTATGAAAGCgaattgaaaaaatatcaatgtttaaaagaagaaagaagaaatttagaatttttgaatttatgtttatataaagatataaaacataaaaaagaaaatattaaaagtcttaaaaaggaaattaaagaaataattgaagatataaataaaataaatatagagAATATaagtttaaataaaaattatataaaaaaagaacagGAAATAAAAGATACTGATAATAATAGAAAGCATTTGAATTATATGatagataaagaaaaaaatgatttaaaaaaagatgaaagaaatttaataattttaaaaaatatgattaatTATctgaaaaaacaaaaaaatcgTGCATTAAAATTacaagaaaatttaaaaaatagatatgATGTAACAAACTCTGATCATCAAATGCtaataagaaatattttgcataaacaaaattatttaaatagcATAACTAATAAACGTcttaatatacaaaaaatgaaaaatcaaaatatgattttatttaattctttaacAAACCAATCTGTTTTATTAGATTTGCAAAACAGTTTTCcacaattaaaaatgaatttggAAAAATCATCTAACAATATACCATTGAATAGttctactttttttaattcaaatacatacaaaaaatattacacaGATAATAAGGGAATACCTAATAAAcaa aatgatgaaattaaaaacactaaaaagaatttttcattatttgaaCATATTAAAAATGGAGATAATGTTGATATTTTTTCTAGTTTAGAAGATATGGAATCCTataaagat AATGAAAAATTAGAAGGTTTAAGCGATTTTATGTCAATAGAAAATAGCTTAAAAACAATTgataaataa